Proteins found in one Vagococcus carniphilus genomic segment:
- a CDS encoding DUF924 family protein: protein MNYQDILTFWFNEITAEQRFKKDEAFDELLRERFGELHESVSKGEASSWRETIQGRLAEVIVLDQFSRNLFRGKPESFKFDGMSLVLAQEAIRTGEINQLTLDEKAFLFMPFMHSESSAIHEVAVTLFSEKGMETYLDFENRHFDIIKRFGRYPHRNEILKRESTAEEVAFLKEPNSSF, encoded by the coding sequence ATGAATTATCAAGATATTTTAACTTTTTGGTTTAATGAGATTACTGCGGAACAACGCTTCAAAAAAGATGAGGCTTTTGATGAGCTACTTAGAGAACGTTTTGGTGAATTACACGAGTCTGTTTCAAAGGGAGAAGCTTCTAGTTGGCGTGAAACCATTCAAGGTAGATTAGCTGAAGTGATTGTTTTGGATCAGTTTTCAAGAAATCTTTTTAGAGGAAAACCAGAGTCCTTCAAGTTTGATGGCATGAGTCTTGTCCTAGCGCAAGAAGCGATTAGAACAGGAGAGATTAACCAGTTGACCTTAGATGAAAAAGCCTTTTTATTTATGCCTTTTATGCATTCGGAATCAAGTGCTATTCATGAGGTTGCTGTGACTTTATTTTCTGAGAAAGGAATGGAGACTTACTTAGATTTTGAGAACCGTCATTTTGATATCATTAAACGTTTTGGGAGATATCCACATCGAAACGAGATATTAAAAAGAGAATCAACTGCTGAAGAGGTTGCCTTCTTAAAAGAACCGAATTCTTCGTTTTAA
- a CDS encoding glycerophosphoryl diester phosphodiesterase membrane domain-containing protein codes for MSYFKRNFIKTWQFIKEAKSYFRDVLLMHGFLLFFLTPFLASMTRFILRQGNLAYISYDNLGMIAFNHPFVFVSLIGMLILLVISVFFEFTFLLLSIYFIQIRQPISLRQLLKGTLLQLKKIKFGTLLFFLFYFFLVLPITGMKFNSELLSKFEIPMFIMDFIFENRILFIALFIIGYLILIYLAVRFIFALPEMILKEQTFKKSIKFSWNETKGNFFRIFSQILIVSLTLVGFTGISYGLIIFAQTFVEKYFANYSLGSAIALMTVLQMVWLLSVIFSSVGIFFIIIDYMDSHNFLPEKPVWFVPEIKKEQKQWIKQVKSKGILILILGGMVIIGTNNYDFLEHPTTVRPVTVSHRGVDNANGVQNSIAALKKTSQDTHPDYIEMDIQETKDQQFVVYHDFNLKSLTGLSKKPNELNLNELTKLTVHENDQEELITSFDDYIETANKINQKLMIEIKPTKDDSPEMIDHFLERYGKNILKHGHIIQSLSFDIVEELKKKEPKIVVGYIMPFSIVGPPDGEMDFITMEYTTLNASFITSANAKGKDVYAWTPNDEETMTRMMFYGVDGIITDQMDMLNQTLVDETKITYSDKLLYFVIGMG; via the coding sequence ATGAGTTATTTTAAAAGAAATTTTATCAAAACGTGGCAATTTATAAAGGAGGCAAAATCATATTTTAGAGATGTTTTATTAATGCATGGTTTTCTATTGTTTTTCTTAACCCCCTTTTTAGCAAGTATGACACGTTTTATTTTAAGGCAAGGTAATTTGGCCTATATTTCTTATGATAATCTAGGGATGATTGCTTTTAATCACCCTTTCGTTTTTGTTAGTCTAATTGGTATGTTGATATTGTTAGTTATTTCTGTTTTTTTTGAGTTTACTTTTTTACTACTAAGTATTTATTTCATTCAGATTAGGCAGCCGATTTCATTAAGACAACTGTTAAAAGGGACACTTTTACAACTTAAAAAAATAAAATTTGGAACTTTGTTATTCTTCCTATTTTATTTTTTCTTAGTTTTACCTATAACAGGAATGAAGTTCAATTCAGAATTACTTTCTAAGTTTGAAATACCAATGTTCATTATGGATTTTATCTTTGAGAATCGTATCTTGTTTATTGCACTTTTCATTATCGGTTATTTAATTCTTATTTATTTAGCAGTCCGATTTATTTTTGCTTTACCTGAAATGATATTAAAAGAGCAAACCTTTAAAAAATCAATTAAGTTCAGTTGGAATGAAACAAAAGGTAACTTTTTTAGGATTTTCAGTCAAATATTGATTGTTTCATTAACGTTAGTTGGATTTACTGGGATTTCATATGGTTTAATTATTTTTGCTCAAACTTTTGTTGAAAAATATTTTGCTAACTACAGTTTAGGATCAGCTATTGCTTTAATGACAGTCCTTCAAATGGTTTGGCTATTAAGTGTTATCTTTTCTTCTGTTGGTATTTTCTTTATTATTATTGATTATATGGATAGTCATAATTTTTTACCTGAAAAACCAGTTTGGTTTGTTCCTGAAATTAAAAAAGAACAAAAACAGTGGATTAAGCAAGTTAAATCTAAAGGGATTTTAATTCTTATATTGGGTGGTATGGTTATCATTGGTACCAATAATTATGATTTTCTAGAGCATCCAACTACGGTAAGACCTGTTACTGTGTCTCATCGTGGGGTTGATAATGCTAATGGTGTACAAAATTCGATTGCAGCACTTAAGAAAACAAGTCAGGATACACATCCAGATTATATCGAAATGGATATCCAAGAAACAAAAGATCAACAGTTTGTTGTTTATCATGATTTTAATTTAAAGAGTTTAACAGGTTTGAGTAAGAAACCTAATGAATTGAATTTGAACGAATTAACTAAATTAACCGTTCATGAAAATGACCAAGAAGAGTTAATAACCTCATTTGATGATTATATTGAAACGGCAAATAAAATAAATCAAAAACTAATGATTGAAATTAAGCCGACAAAAGATGATAGTCCTGAGATGATTGATCATTTCCTAGAAAGATATGGTAAGAATATTTTAAAACATGGTCATATTATTCAATCTTTATCTTTTGATATTGTCGAGGAACTTAAGAAAAAAGAGCCTAAAATTGTTGTAGGATATATCATGCCCTTTAGTATTGTAGGGCCGCCAGACGGAGAGATGGACTTTATCACTATGGAGTATACAACTCTAAATGCATCATTTATTACAAGTGCTAATGCAAAAGGAAAAGATGTTTATGCTTGGACTCCTAATGATGAAGAAACGATGACTCGGATGATGTTTTACGGAGTAGACGGTATTATTACGGATCAAATGGATATGTTAAATCAAACTCTAGTAGATGAGACAAAAATTACTTATTCTGATAAGTTACTTTATTTTGTAATTGGTATGGGTTAA